A DNA window from Parabacteroides johnsonii DSM 18315 contains the following coding sequences:
- the argC gene encoding N-acetyl-gamma-glutamyl-phosphate reductase, protein MIKIGIIGGAGYTAGELIRLLLNHPDAEITFVNSTSNAGNKITDVHSGLYGETDLVFTDELPLEQIDLLFFCTAHGDTKKFMESHTVPENVKIIDLSMDYRIESPEHDFVYGLPELNRRRICNARHIANPGCFATCIQLAVLPLAKHLMLNSELHVNAITGSTGAGVKPSSTSHFSWRNDNISIYKPFTHQHLAEIGQSLRQLQNSFNSAINFIPVRGNFSRGIFATTYLDCKIGLDEIKRIYEEYYADHSFTFVTDKNPDLKQVVNTNKCLIHLLKQEDKLLIVSMIDNLLKGASGQAVHNMNLLFGLEETVGLHLKPSAF, encoded by the coding sequence ATGATCAAAATCGGAATTATTGGGGGAGCTGGATACACGGCAGGCGAATTGATCCGCCTGCTGCTAAACCATCCGGACGCCGAGATTACATTTGTGAACAGTACGAGCAATGCCGGCAACAAGATCACAGACGTGCATAGCGGACTTTATGGCGAAACAGACTTGGTGTTTACCGACGAGCTTCCACTGGAACAGATCGATCTGCTTTTCTTCTGTACCGCTCACGGCGACACGAAAAAGTTTATGGAAAGCCATACCGTACCCGAAAACGTGAAGATCATCGACCTCAGCATGGACTACCGTATCGAAAGTCCTGAACACGATTTCGTTTATGGTCTGCCCGAACTGAACCGACGTCGTATCTGCAACGCCCGGCATATTGCAAACCCCGGATGTTTTGCCACCTGTATCCAATTAGCTGTTTTACCCCTGGCCAAACATCTGATGCTGAACTCGGAATTGCATGTAAATGCAATCACGGGATCAACAGGAGCAGGCGTCAAGCCGTCGTCTACCTCTCATTTCAGCTGGCGAAACGACAACATTTCGATTTACAAACCGTTCACGCACCAGCATCTGGCAGAGATCGGACAGAGCTTGCGACAATTGCAAAACAGTTTCAACAGTGCGATCAACTTTATCCCAGTGAGAGGGAATTTCTCACGAGGTATCTTCGCCACGACTTATTTGGATTGCAAAATCGGACTGGATGAGATCAAGCGTATTTATGAAGAATACTACGCCGATCACTCATTCACTTTCGTTACTGACAAGAACCCGGATTTGAAACAAGTGGTAAATACGAACAAGTGCCTGATCCATCTGCTGAAACAGGAAGACAAATTGCTTATCGTTTCGATGATAGACAACCTGTTGAAGGGAGCGAGCGGACAAGCGGTCCACAACATGAACCTGCTGTTCGGTCTGGAAGAAACGGTTGGACTGCACTTGAAACCGTCGGCATTTTAA
- a CDS encoding alpha-L-rhamnosidase-related protein has protein sequence MSTLLNRFTLLASFAFSAFCLQAVDKKPSGLMTDLIEHTGQTWQNGYASNLPVWQLDEAIEPLQYAAIRSSHPAFSWIVPGETGGTRQTAYRVIVADNHEDAASGRGNLWDSGVVGSDQSVAVRYAGEALKPGKSYFWRVKTVTNTEGESEWSEVKAFRTADRLSEYETAYYPQVKTMEFPAGITEIHPGTRLVDFGKDAFGQLVLTLASDGTRDSVIVHLGECLEGGRILRDPGKSTIRYHRYPLALLKGTHTYRIKIGKDKRNTGSAAVLMPAYVGEVVPFRYCEIEGYEVPLSPASVVRETVHYPFDETASSFRSSNELLNQIWDLCKYSVRATSFLGVYVDGDRERIPYEADALINQLCHYGVDREYAIARRSHEYLLQHPTWPTEWILQALSIAWYDYLYTGDSRSLESSYELLKPRVLMALREKNGLISTTTGLQTDDFLRSIRMKGQIRDIVDWPHTGILGLGKKQGGEDDGFAFTDYNAVTNAWHYEALKLMEGIAGALGKQDDATFYASESDAFKKRFIRSFFNARKGYFTDGLASDTDHASLHGNMFPLAFDLVPAGKKQNVVDFIQTRGMACSVYGSQFLMDALYEANDAEYALHMLTKTDDRSWYNMIRVGSTISLEAWDNKYKPNQDWNHAWGAAPANIIPRRLMGVEPLTPGFATARIKPQLASLEWAEATIPTIRGAIRMEVENKADTYVLRVTIPANMDAEVYLPLPSGKYTVTNNGVPVKVAKVKGEPFLSVGKIGSGSYTFVVN, from the coding sequence ATGAGTACATTACTAAACCGCTTTACCTTGCTGGCCTCTTTCGCCTTTTCGGCTTTTTGCTTGCAGGCTGTTGATAAAAAACCTTCCGGGCTGATGACTGACCTGATCGAGCATACCGGGCAGACGTGGCAGAACGGATACGCGTCAAACCTTCCGGTCTGGCAACTCGATGAGGCGATCGAACCTTTGCAATATGCCGCTATCCGTTCGTCACATCCCGCCTTTTCCTGGATCGTACCTGGTGAAACCGGGGGGACACGACAGACTGCTTATCGTGTGATCGTGGCCGATAACCATGAGGATGCTGCTTCGGGGAGAGGTAATCTGTGGGACAGTGGGGTGGTCGGGAGCGATCAGTCCGTAGCCGTCCGTTACGCCGGTGAAGCATTGAAACCCGGCAAATCCTATTTCTGGCGGGTAAAGACGGTGACGAACACCGAAGGAGAAAGCGAATGGTCTGAAGTGAAGGCCTTCCGTACTGCCGACCGTTTGTCCGAATATGAAACGGCCTACTATCCGCAGGTGAAGACGATGGAGTTTCCGGCCGGGATAACGGAAATCCACCCCGGTACGCGCCTTGTCGACTTTGGGAAAGATGCTTTTGGGCAGTTGGTACTGACGTTGGCATCCGATGGCACGCGCGATTCGGTGATCGTGCATTTAGGGGAATGTCTCGAAGGAGGGCGCATCCTGCGTGATCCGGGCAAGTCGACAATCCGTTATCACCGTTATCCGCTGGCTTTGCTGAAGGGTACTCATACATACCGGATCAAAATCGGTAAGGATAAAAGGAATACAGGATCGGCTGCCGTGTTGATGCCAGCCTATGTGGGAGAAGTCGTTCCTTTCCGCTATTGTGAGATCGAAGGATATGAGGTACCTTTGTCACCGGCCTCGGTTGTCCGCGAGACGGTACATTATCCGTTTGACGAGACAGCCTCTTCTTTCCGTTCTTCCAATGAACTGCTGAACCAGATCTGGGATCTTTGCAAATATTCTGTCCGGGCTACTTCGTTCTTAGGCGTTTATGTGGATGGTGACCGCGAACGTATTCCTTATGAGGCGGATGCCTTGATCAACCAACTTTGCCATTATGGGGTGGATCGTGAATATGCGATTGCTCGTCGTTCGCATGAATACCTGCTACAGCATCCGACATGGCCGACCGAATGGATTTTACAGGCGTTGTCGATTGCCTGGTACGATTATCTGTACACGGGCGATAGCCGTTCACTCGAATCCAGTTATGAATTGTTGAAACCGCGTGTCCTGATGGCTCTCCGCGAGAAGAACGGGCTGATCAGCACGACAACCGGGTTGCAGACGGATGATTTCCTCCGCTCGATCCGTATGAAGGGACAGATACGGGATATTGTGGACTGGCCGCATACTGGAATACTCGGTTTGGGGAAGAAGCAAGGAGGTGAAGACGACGGGTTTGCCTTTACCGATTATAATGCGGTGACGAATGCCTGGCATTACGAGGCTTTGAAGCTGATGGAAGGTATTGCCGGTGCGTTGGGTAAGCAGGATGACGCCACTTTCTATGCGTCTGAATCGGATGCTTTCAAAAAACGGTTCATCCGTTCGTTCTTTAATGCTCGCAAGGGTTATTTCACTGATGGCCTTGCTTCCGACACCGACCATGCTTCCCTGCATGGCAATATGTTTCCGTTGGCGTTCGACCTGGTCCCGGCTGGGAAGAAACAAAACGTCGTCGACTTTATCCAAACCCGCGGGATGGCTTGTAGTGTCTATGGTTCGCAATTCTTGATGGATGCGCTCTATGAAGCGAATGATGCCGAATATGCTTTGCATATGCTGACCAAGACGGACGATCGCAGTTGGTATAATATGATCCGTGTCGGTTCGACTATCTCGCTTGAAGCCTGGGACAATAAGTACAAACCGAATCAGGACTGGAACCATGCTTGGGGAGCAGCTCCTGCCAATATCATCCCACGTCGCCTGATGGGAGTGGAGCCTCTGACGCCCGGTTTCGCTACTGCCCGTATCAAACCGCAGCTTGCTTCGCTCGAATGGGCGGAGGCTACGATTCCGACGATCCGGGGTGCGATTCGTATGGAGGTAGAGAATAAGGCGGACACCTATGTCCTTAGAGTGACAATTCCTGCCAATATGGATGCCGAAGTGTATCTTCCGCTCCCGTCCGGTAAATATACCGTAACGAATAACGGCGTTCCGGTGAAAGTCGCTAAGGTGAAGGGAGAGCCGTTCCTCTCTGTCGGGAAGATCGGTTCCGGTAGCTATACCTTTGTAGTGAATTGA
- a CDS encoding FKBP-type peptidyl-prolyl cis-trans isomerase: protein MKRSIYAVACLMMVLLAGFTACGDDDDSNVAYFEKNRDYIREKKVLKGDNGELLYKQVVLGGDTALYRVLSKEGEETQCPTAQTSVTMTLKGDFISGQNFQKEMTMTLTPASVVPGLGAILLNNTIGERVEAIIPAYLGYGYSDYRGIPGGSTLIFTYTVEKFN, encoded by the coding sequence ATGAAGAGATCTATTTATGCAGTAGCCTGTCTGATGATGGTGCTGCTGGCCGGGTTTACCGCTTGTGGGGATGACGATGACAGCAACGTTGCCTATTTCGAAAAGAATCGCGACTATATCCGCGAAAAGAAAGTATTGAAGGGAGACAATGGAGAGTTGCTTTATAAGCAGGTTGTTTTAGGTGGCGACACCGCTTTGTATCGTGTGTTGAGCAAGGAGGGAGAGGAAACGCAATGTCCGACGGCCCAGACCTCTGTGACAATGACCTTGAAAGGTGATTTTATCAGCGGCCAGAATTTCCAGAAGGAGATGACGATGACGCTTACTCCTGCCAGTGTTGTGCCAGGATTAGGAGCAATATTGCTGAATAATACTATCGGCGAACGTGTCGAGGCGATTATCCCTGCTTATTTGGGATATGGTTATTCTGATTATCGGGGCATTCCCGGCGGTTCAACCCTGATCTTCACCTACACAGTAGAGAAGTTCAATTAA
- a CDS encoding argininosuccinate synthase, translated as MKKKVVVAFSGGLDTSFTVMYLAKEKGYEVYAACANTGGFSEEQLKQNEENAYKLGATKYVTIDVTKEYYEKSLKYMVFGNVLRNGTYPISVSSERIFQALAIARYANEIGADAIAHGSTGAGNDQIRFDMTFLVLAPNVEIITLTRDMALSRDYEINYLKEHGFEADFTKLKYSYNVGLWGTSICGGEILDSTQGLPESAYLKQVTKTGSEELRIEFKNGEIHAVNGEVFEDKIAAIQKVEEIGAAYGIGRDMHVGDTIIGIKGRVGFEAAAPMLIIGAHRFLEKYTLSKWQQYWKDQVANWYGMFLHESQYLEPVMRDIEAMLQESQRNVNGTVILELRPLSFSTVGVDSKDDLVKTKFGEYGEMQKGWTAEDAKGFIKVTSTPLRVYYNNHKNEEI; from the coding sequence ATGAAGAAAAAAGTAGTAGTCGCATTTAGCGGAGGATTGGATACATCTTTTACTGTTATGTATCTGGCCAAGGAGAAAGGATACGAAGTATATGCAGCTTGTGCCAACACAGGTGGTTTCAGCGAAGAACAGTTGAAACAAAACGAAGAAAACGCCTACAAGTTAGGTGCAACTAAATATGTGACAATCGACGTTACAAAAGAATATTATGAAAAGAGTTTGAAATATATGGTCTTCGGAAATGTGCTCCGCAACGGCACTTATCCTATCTCCGTTAGCTCGGAACGTATCTTCCAAGCATTGGCAATCGCACGCTATGCAAACGAGATCGGTGCCGACGCGATCGCCCATGGTTCTACAGGAGCTGGAAACGACCAGATCCGTTTCGACATGACATTCTTGGTGCTGGCTCCTAATGTCGAGATCATCACGCTGACACGCGATATGGCATTGAGCCGCGACTACGAAATCAATTATCTGAAAGAACATGGCTTTGAAGCGGACTTCACAAAACTGAAATATTCTTACAATGTAGGCTTGTGGGGTACTTCCATCTGTGGTGGTGAAATTCTCGACTCCACACAAGGCTTGCCGGAAAGCGCTTATTTGAAGCAGGTGACAAAGACTGGCAGCGAAGAACTTCGTATAGAATTCAAGAACGGTGAAATCCATGCCGTAAATGGTGAAGTATTCGAAGACAAAATTGCAGCCATCCAGAAAGTGGAAGAAATCGGTGCAGCATACGGTATCGGTCGTGACATGCATGTAGGAGACACGATCATCGGTATCAAAGGACGTGTCGGGTTTGAAGCAGCCGCTCCGATGCTGATTATCGGCGCTCACCGCTTCCTCGAAAAATATACGCTGAGCAAATGGCAGCAATACTGGAAAGACCAGGTTGCCAACTGGTACGGAATGTTCCTCCACGAAAGCCAGTATCTCGAACCGGTTATGCGTGACATCGAAGCCATGTTGCAAGAATCACAGCGCAATGTGAACGGTACAGTCATTCTGGAACTTCGCCCGCTTTCGTTCTCTACTGTCGGCGTCGATTCAAAAGACGATTTGGTAAAGACCAAGTTCGGAGAATACGGAGAAATGCAGAAAGGTTGGACAGCAGAAGATGCAAAAGGCTTCATCAAGGTCACTTCTACTCCTCTGCGTGTTTACTACAACAACCATAAGAACGAAGAGATATGA
- a CDS encoding M48 family metallopeptidase: protein MKKITGLFVAMLLLLSSCGSVPLTGRKQVLLVSDQEVLSSSLTQYSDYMKSAKKSSSKDGAAMVTRVGKKIAAATEQYLKNNGLESEIKNFAWEFNLVNDSQVNAFCMPGGKIVVYEGLMQLVSSDDELAVVVGHEVAHAVAKHSNERMSQQLMAQYGAQILGQALSNKSAAVQQIGNSVYGLGAQYGVMLPFSRKHESEADYMGLVFMAMAGYNPEVAVNFWQKMSAGKSGSTPEFMSTHPSDATRINEIKRHLPEIEKYRVKK from the coding sequence ATGAAGAAAATTACAGGTTTATTCGTCGCAATGTTACTGTTGTTGAGCAGTTGCGGAAGTGTTCCGTTGACTGGAAGGAAGCAGGTATTGCTTGTCTCGGATCAGGAGGTGTTATCGTCCAGCCTGACCCAATATTCCGATTATATGAAATCGGCCAAGAAATCATCATCGAAAGATGGTGCCGCTATGGTGACACGTGTAGGTAAAAAGATAGCGGCAGCTACCGAACAATATTTGAAAAACAATGGATTGGAGAGTGAAATCAAGAATTTTGCCTGGGAGTTTAACTTGGTGAACGATTCGCAGGTCAACGCGTTCTGCATGCCGGGTGGTAAAATCGTTGTCTATGAGGGATTGATGCAGCTGGTCTCATCGGACGATGAATTGGCCGTCGTGGTCGGTCATGAAGTAGCGCATGCCGTAGCCAAACATAGCAACGAGCGTATGAGTCAGCAATTGATGGCGCAATACGGTGCGCAGATATTGGGACAGGCGTTAAGCAATAAATCGGCTGCCGTCCAACAGATCGGTAACTCTGTTTACGGTTTGGGTGCTCAATATGGTGTTATGTTGCCATTCTCCCGCAAACACGAATCTGAGGCTGATTATATGGGGCTGGTCTTTATGGCAATGGCTGGTTATAACCCCGAAGTCGCCGTCAATTTCTGGCAAAAAATGTCTGCCGGCAAATCCGGTTCTACCCCCGAATTTATGAGCACGCACCCCAGCGATGCCACCCGTATCAATGAGATTAAGCGACATTTGCCGGAGATAGAGAAGTACAGGGTAAAAAAGTGA
- a CDS encoding MaoC family dehydratase produces MGKVVINSYEDFEKLVGQQIGISDYVELTQERIHLFADATLDHQWIHVDPERAKVESPFHSTIAHGYLTLSLLPHLWNQIIQVNNLKMMINYGMDKMKFGQPVLTGQSIRLIAKLQTLTNLRGVAKAEIKFAIEIKDQPKKALEGVAIFLYYFE; encoded by the coding sequence ATGGGAAAAGTAGTTATCAACTCGTACGAAGACTTTGAAAAGCTGGTAGGCCAGCAAATAGGAATTTCAGATTATGTAGAACTGACACAGGAACGCATCCATCTTTTTGCCGATGCGACATTGGATCACCAATGGATTCACGTGGACCCCGAACGCGCCAAAGTGGAAAGCCCGTTCCACAGCACAATTGCCCACGGTTACCTGACACTGTCACTCCTTCCGCACCTCTGGAACCAGATCATCCAAGTGAATAACCTGAAGATGATGATTAATTATGGCATGGACAAGATGAAATTCGGACAACCCGTATTGACCGGACAAAGCATCCGCCTGATTGCCAAGCTACAGACTTTGACGAATCTGCGCGGCGTGGCCAAAGCTGAGATCAAGTTTGCCATCGAAATTAAGGACCAGCCGAAGAAAGCATTGGAAGGCGTTGCGATCTTCCTGTACTACTTCGAATAA
- a CDS encoding GNAT family N-acetyltransferase, translating to MEQERKIDVMIAEACHEEYVDIILDTIEAAAKVRGTGIAKRTHEYVAQKMKEGKAVIALEGNKFAGFSYIESWGNKQYVTTSGLIVHPDFRGLGIAKRIKEMTFQLARMRWPHAKIFSLTSGAAVMKMNTELGYVPVTFADLTDDEAFWRGCEGCVNHDVLERTGRRYCICTGMLFDPDDPHRAEREARAINN from the coding sequence ATGGAACAAGAAAGAAAAATTGATGTGATGATCGCTGAAGCTTGCCACGAGGAATATGTAGATATCATCCTCGACACGATCGAAGCCGCTGCCAAAGTACGCGGAACCGGTATCGCCAAGCGTACGCATGAATACGTTGCCCAGAAGATGAAGGAAGGAAAAGCCGTCATTGCATTGGAAGGCAACAAATTTGCAGGTTTCAGCTATATCGAGTCTTGGGGTAACAAACAATATGTGACCACCTCCGGCCTGATCGTGCATCCCGACTTTCGCGGATTGGGCATTGCCAAAAGAATCAAGGAGATGACCTTCCAGCTGGCTCGTATGCGCTGGCCCCACGCCAAGATTTTCAGTCTGACTTCGGGCGCCGCCGTCATGAAAATGAATACGGAATTAGGATATGTACCGGTTACCTTTGCTGACCTGACAGACGACGAGGCTTTCTGGAGAGGTTGCGAAGGCTGTGTTAACCACGATGTCCTCGAACGTACCGGCCGCCGTTACTGCATCTGCACCGGAATGCTTTTCGATCCGGATGATCCGCATCGGGCCGAGAGAGAGGCGAGGGCAATTAATAATTAA
- a CDS encoding aspartate aminotransferase family protein: MNLFDVYPLFNIEIVKGKGCHVWDAEGNEYLDLYGGHAVISVGHSHPTYVKAITEQVNKLGFYSNSVLNSLQQKLADRLGKASGYDDYSLFLINSGAEANENALKLASFHNGKKRVVAFKHAFHGRTSAAVRVTDNPKIIAPVNEDLAVTYLPLNDAAAVEAELQKGDVSSVIIEGIQGVGGIQLPTDSFMQELRALCTKYEACLILDEIQSGYGRSGKFFAHQYAGIKPDLISVAKGIGNGFPMGGLLISPMFKPVYGMLGTTFGGNHLACAAAIAVLEIMENEKLIDNAREVGAYLLDELHKLPGIKEIRGRGLMIGIEFEESIKEVRSKLLFEEKVFTGVAGTNTIRLLPPLCLSMDEAKEFIARFRKVLNA; the protein is encoded by the coding sequence ATGAATTTATTTGACGTATATCCATTATTCAATATAGAGATCGTAAAAGGCAAGGGATGTCATGTATGGGATGCAGAGGGAAACGAATACCTCGACCTGTATGGCGGACACGCCGTAATCTCGGTCGGCCATAGCCATCCCACATATGTAAAGGCCATCACCGAACAGGTAAACAAGTTAGGATTCTATTCCAACTCTGTCCTCAACAGTCTCCAACAGAAGTTAGCAGACCGCTTGGGCAAGGCATCCGGCTATGACGACTATTCGCTCTTTCTGATCAACTCTGGAGCCGAAGCCAATGAAAATGCTTTGAAGTTAGCTTCTTTCCACAACGGGAAGAAACGGGTGGTCGCTTTCAAACATGCCTTCCACGGACGCACATCTGCCGCCGTACGCGTGACAGATAATCCGAAGATCATCGCTCCGGTAAACGAAGACCTCGCCGTCACCTACCTACCTCTGAACGATGCGGCAGCCGTAGAAGCCGAATTGCAGAAGGGGGACGTATCTTCGGTTATCATCGAAGGTATTCAGGGTGTGGGCGGCATCCAGTTGCCGACCGATTCCTTTATGCAGGAACTGCGTGCTTTATGTACGAAATATGAAGCCTGCCTGATTCTCGACGAAATTCAATCGGGTTACGGACGCAGTGGTAAGTTCTTCGCCCATCAGTATGCCGGAATCAAACCGGACCTGATTTCAGTGGCAAAAGGTATCGGCAACGGTTTTCCAATGGGCGGATTGCTGATCAGCCCGATGTTCAAACCGGTATATGGGATGTTAGGCACGACTTTCGGAGGCAATCATTTAGCTTGTGCGGCCGCCATTGCCGTACTGGAAATCATGGAAAATGAAAAACTGATTGATAATGCGCGGGAAGTAGGAGCTTATCTGTTGGATGAGTTGCACAAGTTACCGGGGATTAAGGAGATTCGCGGACGCGGCCTGATGATCGGTATCGAGTTCGAAGAATCGATCAAGGAAGTACGCAGCAAGTTACTGTTCGAAGAAAAAGTCTTTACGGGAGTGGCCGGAACCAACACGATCCGCCTGTTGCCGCCGCTCTGCCTGAGTATGGACGAAGCGAAAGAGTTCATCGCACGGTTCCGCAAGGTGTTGAATGCTTAA
- a CDS encoding site-specific integrase: MKQGTMNILFFVLKTKLLKNGEAPILMRITINGQYEEIRIQRSVPLKNWNPAKGCSKGKDRASIELNNYISALTTRAYEKHKELTFESALITPKVILKRVFGKDETVRTLLGTVKEEISSMEKVVDIDYSPVTINRYKNVLRKLETFVPRFYEKDDITFHELSPDFIKAFDVFLKTEAGLCRNTIVRYMKCLKKITNMAIAKEWMRKDPFYGYKMEQDETDPVFLTNNELQAIMNRNFDIPRLELVKDIFLFACFTGLAFADVSTLKPEHLEQDNNGDWWIRKGRVKLERRRKSSSIANIPLLPVPLAILKKYESHPICLKQGTCLPVVCNQKANSYLKEIADFCGIKKNLTTHAARHTFATTVTLANNVPLQEVSAMLGHASTRMTQHYARVMDKNLKDNMNIVRSKMGL; the protein is encoded by the coding sequence ATGAAACAAGGAACAATGAACATTCTATTTTTCGTTCTGAAAACAAAACTGCTGAAAAATGGCGAGGCTCCAATCCTAATGAGGATTACCATAAACGGGCAATATGAAGAAATAAGAATACAGAGAAGCGTTCCATTAAAGAACTGGAATCCGGCCAAGGGATGCAGCAAAGGAAAAGACAGGGCTTCCATCGAATTGAACAACTATATTTCCGCCCTCACTACACGCGCATACGAAAAGCACAAGGAACTGACCTTTGAATCGGCACTGATAACCCCAAAGGTGATTTTAAAGCGTGTGTTCGGAAAGGATGAGACTGTCCGGACGTTGCTTGGAACAGTCAAAGAAGAAATTTCCTCTATGGAAAAGGTTGTTGACATAGACTATTCTCCCGTCACCATCAACCGTTATAAGAATGTGCTCAGAAAACTTGAAACGTTTGTGCCGCGCTTTTATGAGAAGGATGATATTACATTCCATGAACTTTCCCCTGATTTCATCAAGGCTTTTGATGTTTTCCTGAAGACAGAAGCCGGACTGTGCCGCAACACAATAGTCCGCTACATGAAATGCCTGAAGAAAATCACCAATATGGCAATAGCCAAAGAATGGATGCGGAAAGACCCGTTTTACGGATATAAGATGGAACAGGACGAGACTGATCCGGTATTCCTGACAAACAACGAGCTTCAGGCTATAATGAACAGAAATTTCGATATTCCGAGGCTGGAGCTTGTCAAGGACATCTTTTTGTTTGCGTGCTTCACCGGTCTGGCGTTCGCTGATGTATCCACATTAAAACCGGAACATCTGGAACAGGACAATAACGGTGACTGGTGGATAAGAAAAGGACGTGTAAAACTGGAGAGAAGAAGAAAGTCAAGTTCCATAGCCAATATTCCGCTTCTTCCTGTTCCATTGGCAATACTGAAGAAATACGAATCACACCCGATATGTCTTAAACAAGGGACTTGCCTTCCTGTTGTCTGCAATCAGAAGGCAAACAGCTACCTGAAGGAAATTGCGGACTTCTGCGGCATCAAAAAGAATCTGACCACACATGCAGCCCGACATACGTTTGCTACGACCGTCACATTGGCCAACAACGTTCCATTACAGGAGGTGTCTGCCATGCTCGGACATGCATCCACAAGAATGACACAACATTATGCAAGAGTCATGGACAAGAACCTAAAGGACAACATGAATATAGTAAGGAGCAAGATGGGATTATAA
- a CDS encoding GNAT family N-acetyltransferase, translating into MDYIITHYPDKKRFETQVDGVTAFVQYRLSGDKLDIIHTIVPPAIGGRGIASALVKYAYDYAIENGMKPLATCSYAVTWLHRHPDYAG; encoded by the coding sequence ATGGATTACATTATAACTCATTATCCGGATAAGAAGCGCTTTGAAACGCAGGTGGATGGCGTGACTGCTTTTGTACAGTATCGTTTGTCTGGGGATAAACTGGATATTATCCACACGATTGTTCCTCCTGCTATCGGAGGGCGTGGAATTGCTTCTGCTTTGGTAAAATACGCTTATGATTATGCAATCGAGAATGGCATGAAACCGTTGGCGACCTGTAGCTATGCGGTCACTTGGTTACATCGGCATCCCGATTACGCCGGATAA
- the argR gene encoding arginine repressor, whose translation MSTKKERLDAICRIIQTEKIGNQEELLKQLENSGFQVTQATLSRDIKQLKVVKVHDGNGNYVYRLPDYSALMQPVKEQTQHHPNIEFSGNLAVVKTRPGYAMGIASDIDTHAPHEILGTIAGDDTILIIPREGISRDKIVKALAHFI comes from the coding sequence ATGAGTACAAAAAAAGAACGATTGGATGCCATCTGCCGCATTATACAGACCGAGAAAATAGGGAATCAGGAAGAGCTGCTTAAACAATTGGAGAATAGCGGATTCCAGGTTACCCAAGCGACCCTGTCACGCGACATCAAGCAACTGAAAGTCGTCAAAGTACATGACGGAAACGGGAACTATGTATATCGCTTGCCCGATTATTCGGCACTTATGCAACCAGTGAAAGAGCAGACACAACATCATCCCAATATCGAATTTTCAGGCAACCTGGCCGTTGTCAAGACCCGTCCCGGATATGCAATGGGGATCGCTTCGGATATCGATACACATGCTCCTCACGAAATATTGGGAACGATTGCCGGAGACGACACGATCCTGATCATTCCGCGTGAAGGGATCAGTCGGGATAAGATAGTCAAAGCGTTGGCACATTTCATTTAA
- a CDS encoding pentapeptide repeat-containing protein has product MKITQPRLSNTLHESTNIQIMLEKNDEDLTGYSFKSLRIEGVKKGNLSVQSCVFSNCSFGACNIRKSQFSDVVFKNCDLSNINLTGCGFHRVEFIGCKLMGTNMADGIFNHITFEECRGEYMNLSMSKMRHIQFTWSNLQGAGIEGCQLTNVSFDACNLMEAEFYHTSLKGIDLSNSEISGIRITNLANSELRGASVSSLQALELARILGIEVKD; this is encoded by the coding sequence ATGAAAATTACACAACCCCGCTTGTCGAATACCCTTCATGAAAGCACAAATATACAGATAATGTTAGAAAAGAACGATGAGGATCTAACCGGATATTCCTTTAAAAGCCTGCGTATAGAAGGGGTAAAGAAAGGTAATCTTTCAGTGCAATCCTGTGTTTTCTCCAATTGCAGCTTCGGGGCATGCAATATACGAAAATCTCAATTCAGCGATGTTGTGTTCAAAAACTGCGATTTGTCGAATATAAACCTAACAGGTTGCGGATTTCACCGGGTAGAATTTATCGGTTGTAAGTTAATGGGAACTAATATGGCGGACGGGATATTCAATCATATCACTTTCGAAGAGTGCCGGGGAGAATACATGAATCTATCAATGAGTAAAATGCGACATATACAATTTACCTGGTCCAACCTACAGGGAGCCGGAATAGAAGGTTGCCAACTGACGAATGTCTCATTCGACGCCTGCAACCTGATGGAAGCAGAGTTTTACCACACATCCCTGAAAGGTATCGATCTGTCGAACTCTGAAATATCTGGCATCCGCATCACAAACCTTGCCAATAGCGAATTGAGAGGAGCTTCCGTTTCCTCTTTACAGGCTCTGGAGCTGGCACGAATACTGGGAATAGAGGTCAAAGACTGA